A window from Sulfuricurvum sp. encodes these proteins:
- a CDS encoding ArsS family sensor histidine kinase, translating to MNKHSILRLITLFFLFIFTLINVLFWIAHQYFREQHQEEQLRRFMIAERLVHHKNGNFDRELKQLMIRVSFHSPKLILTEGETLRTYPFGKMVEYHHKHYFVTTPPPKMLFERMNRKHMFEPHPLPYREFTQVVIEDLAPHSTLPFWSIITIIDLLILLFFGYLIRKLLPLQRLKDAIIHFKEGDTHLKMPIDGKDEIAQITHEFNLVLQKIASMKEARSLFLRNILHELKTPIMKGSLSADCIDSSEDRERLKRIFNRMDYLLNEFSKMEQFSSGEWYLNLQEYRFVDILDHTCDILLCEKKNITVKGEESALIVKVDFELFAIALKNLLDNAFKYSTAKPTLLILAHSIEICSLGDPLPDENRTFSKPFNRTYESSENGLGLGLYISNAILLKHGFKLDYQYAAGMNCFRIRLH from the coding sequence ATGAATAAACACTCTATCCTGAGGCTCATTACCCTCTTTTTCCTTTTTATCTTTACCCTTATCAATGTCCTCTTTTGGATCGCGCACCAATATTTTCGTGAGCAGCATCAAGAAGAACAGCTGCGCCGTTTTATGATCGCCGAGAGACTGGTCCATCACAAAAATGGAAATTTTGATCGTGAGTTGAAACAGCTGATGATCCGCGTCTCATTCCACAGCCCGAAGCTCATCCTCACTGAGGGGGAAACGCTTCGGACCTATCCTTTCGGAAAGATGGTCGAATACCATCACAAACACTATTTCGTGACAACCCCTCCGCCGAAAATGCTGTTTGAGCGGATGAATCGGAAGCACATGTTTGAACCGCATCCACTTCCGTATCGTGAGTTCACTCAAGTCGTAATCGAAGACTTGGCACCGCATTCCACATTGCCCTTTTGGAGTATCATCACCATTATCGATCTGCTGATTTTGCTCTTTTTTGGCTATTTGATTCGTAAACTTCTTCCTCTCCAGCGTCTAAAAGATGCCATCATCCATTTCAAAGAGGGAGATACCCATCTCAAAATGCCGATAGACGGCAAAGATGAAATTGCTCAAATAACCCATGAGTTCAATCTCGTACTGCAAAAAATCGCTTCGATGAAAGAGGCTCGGTCTCTGTTTTTACGCAATATTCTGCATGAGCTTAAAACACCGATCATGAAAGGCTCTTTGAGTGCAGACTGTATCGATTCTTCTGAAGATCGAGAGCGGCTCAAACGTATTTTTAACCGGATGGATTATTTGTTAAACGAGTTTTCCAAAATGGAACAATTTAGCAGCGGTGAATGGTACCTCAACCTTCAGGAATACCGTTTTGTGGATATTCTCGATCATACCTGCGATATCTTATTGTGTGAGAAAAAAAATATCACGGTCAAAGGTGAAGAGTCGGCCCTCATCGTCAAAGTCGATTTCGAGCTATTTGCAATCGCGTTGAAAAATCTCCTCGACAACGCATTCAAATACTCTACTGCCAAACCAACCCTTCTGATATTGGCACATTCGATAGAGATATGTTCTCTGGGTGATCCTCTGCCGGATGAAAACCGAACCTTTAGCAAACCCTTTAACCGAACCTATGAAAGTTCGGAGAATGGATTGGGGCTGGGTCTTTATATCTCTAACGCGATCTTGTTAAAGCATGGATTTAAACTTGACTATCAATATGCCGCCGGAATGAACTGTTTTAGGATTCGGCTGCACTAA
- a CDS encoding class I SAM-dependent methyltransferase codes for MASSQCALQGVIALYSNLAQNPDKDFGWDKGLTNARNHGYKEEWTEKLPLAMWDYCAAVGNPFELGEFPKGSTVLDLGCGAGVDLCVASLLVGESGKAIGVDITPLMVETARRHAKEAGLSNVEVLEGNLEHLPVENESVDIVISNGAINLASSKPKVFEEIFRVLKPQGKLYFADMIDISEGGCATSCCAQSVSEGDWANCVEGTLKKEALTLMMSEAGFVNIECTGTNHYTTAPTTAGATFRSTKGDGNVKQRHWENVYTTKDMSKVGWYQKEPSISLALLQKIGSTPKDAIIDVGCGVSTLSDRLIDLGYRDISLLDISSSALEIVKKRLGASADIPVYHVGDVCTFASDKQFDVWHDRAVFHFLQKEEEQHAYMDTLYRSLSPDGHAIIGTFAVDGPDSCSALPVRQYNKERMENCIQGRFELIDLIDETHITPGGSEQKYCFFILKSVKD; via the coding sequence ATGGCTTCATCTCAATGTGCACTCCAAGGCGTCATCGCACTCTACAGCAATCTGGCCCAAAATCCGGATAAAGATTTCGGATGGGACAAAGGCCTGACAAATGCCCGAAACCACGGCTACAAAGAGGAGTGGACCGAGAAACTTCCTTTGGCGATGTGGGACTATTGTGCCGCGGTGGGAAATCCGTTCGAGCTCGGAGAATTCCCAAAGGGATCGACTGTATTGGATTTAGGATGCGGTGCGGGTGTCGATCTGTGTGTTGCGTCATTGCTGGTGGGTGAGAGCGGAAAGGCGATCGGAGTGGATATCACGCCGCTGATGGTCGAAACCGCACGCCGTCACGCCAAAGAAGCGGGCTTGAGCAATGTCGAAGTCCTAGAGGGGAATCTCGAACATCTCCCCGTTGAGAATGAAAGCGTCGATATCGTCATCTCCAACGGTGCGATCAACCTCGCTTCCTCCAAACCCAAGGTATTCGAAGAGATATTTCGTGTCCTGAAACCTCAGGGCAAGCTCTATTTCGCCGATATGATCGATATATCCGAAGGGGGCTGCGCCACGTCGTGTTGTGCGCAAAGCGTTTCGGAGGGGGACTGGGCCAACTGCGTGGAGGGAACCCTCAAAAAAGAGGCGTTAACCCTGATGATGAGCGAAGCGGGGTTTGTGAATATCGAGTGCACTGGAACCAATCACTATACGACAGCCCCGACGACTGCGGGTGCGACATTTCGCTCAACCAAAGGGGACGGAAACGTCAAGCAGCGCCACTGGGAAAACGTCTATACGACCAAGGATATGAGCAAAGTAGGGTGGTATCAAAAAGAGCCCTCGATTTCGCTGGCATTGCTGCAAAAAATAGGCTCGACCCCAAAAGACGCAATCATCGATGTCGGGTGCGGTGTTTCTACGCTCTCAGATCGTCTGATCGACTTGGGCTATAGAGACATCTCACTTCTCGATATCTCATCAAGCGCGCTGGAAATTGTCAAAAAACGGCTGGGAGCATCCGCCGATATTCCCGTCTATCATGTCGGTGACGTCTGTACTTTTGCTTCGGATAAGCAGTTTGACGTATGGCATGACCGTGCGGTATTTCATTTTCTGCAAAAAGAGGAGGAACAGCATGCCTATATGGATACGCTATACCGTTCACTTTCTCCCGATGGGCACGCCATCATCGGCACGTTTGCGGTAGACGGACCGGACAGCTGCAGCGCGTTGCCGGTGCGTCAGTACAATAAAGAACGGATGGAAAATTGTATTCAGGGGCGTTTTGAACTTATCGATCTCATTGATGAGACGCATATTACCCCCGGCGGAAGCGAGCAAAAGTACTGTTTTTTTATTTTAAAATCAGTAAAAGATTGA
- a CDS encoding transglutaminase-like cysteine peptidase, whose protein sequence is MNISLVSIITLLVLLLGGCAQQPKIDKSIETPIVEDSYKIYPQSFANEIEKEYGIFAKRRALALVETMNEAKYLDDMGKMEKVNDFFNAFPYESDEKIWGISDYWATRLEFIGKGKGDCEDYVIAKYFTLKELGVKTSKLFMTYVKSLRLKTSHVVLSYYETEHSIPLIMDNYNYKILPANVRTDLVPIYSFSGDDLFQAKQAQIGKMLPASTRQTRAWDELVIKRY, encoded by the coding sequence GTGAATATATCATTAGTATCGATAATAACTTTATTGGTTTTATTATTAGGTGGATGTGCACAGCAGCCGAAAATTGATAAAAGCATCGAAACACCTATTGTTGAGGACAGTTACAAAATATATCCACAGAGTTTTGCAAACGAAATCGAAAAAGAGTACGGTATTTTTGCGAAACGTAGGGCACTTGCACTGGTAGAGACGATGAACGAAGCGAAGTACCTTGACGACATGGGGAAAATGGAGAAAGTCAACGATTTTTTTAACGCATTTCCGTATGAATCTGATGAAAAGATATGGGGTATCAGCGATTACTGGGCTACACGACTGGAGTTCATCGGAAAAGGCAAAGGAGACTGCGAAGATTATGTCATCGCCAAATACTTTACTCTCAAAGAGCTTGGAGTGAAGACTTCCAAGCTCTTTATGACATATGTGAAGTCGTTACGCCTCAAGACATCCCATGTAGTGCTCTCCTACTATGAAACAGAGCACTCTATTCCCCTGATCATGGACAATTACAATTACAAGATCCTACCTGCAAACGTGCGGACAGATCTCGTACCTATTTACAGCTTTAGTGGAGACGATCTTTTCCAGGCTAAGCAGGCACAAATCGGTAAGATGCTCCCAGCTTCGACAAGACAGACCCGAGCCTGGGATGAATTAGTAATAAAGCGATACTAA
- a CDS encoding arsenic transporter, producing the protein MITAIGLFLATLVFVIWQPRGLQIGTTAVIGAVAAVALGVVSIADVWTVTSIVWDATLAFIGIILLSMVLDEIGFFEWAALKMARLSGGNGNFMFVYILILGALVSALFANDGAALILTPIVLAKMKHLKMNPVAVFAFLMAGGFIGDSASNPLVISNLTNIVTAGYFHIGFWEYAKTMFLPNLLSIIASIAVLWIYFRKDIPIHIDITQLATPESAIKNRTMFRLSWWFLALLMAGYFIGDHYHLPVSVFALGGALVFLAIATYFKATKPFLTIKAAPWQVVWFSIGLYVVVYGLKNGGLTTYLAGVITELQSMGNVYAVIGTGFLSAILSSVMNNMPTIMVMDIAIGEAGNHALAYANILGSNLGPKMTPIGSLATLLWLHVLAQKGVKIGWGEYMKVGLVITPPVLLVALIGLL; encoded by the coding sequence ATGATAACCGCCATAGGGCTTTTTTTAGCGACGCTCGTTTTTGTCATATGGCAGCCGCGAGGTTTGCAGATCGGTACTACGGCTGTTATCGGGGCAGTCGCGGCTGTGGCATTGGGGGTTGTGAGTATCGCCGATGTCTGGACGGTCACCTCCATCGTCTGGGATGCGACACTGGCGTTTATCGGAATCATACTCCTCTCGATGGTACTTGATGAGATCGGATTTTTCGAATGGGCAGCGCTCAAGATGGCGCGCCTATCAGGCGGAAACGGCAATTTCATGTTTGTCTATATCCTCATACTCGGTGCTTTGGTTTCGGCATTGTTTGCCAACGACGGTGCGGCGCTGATCCTCACCCCGATCGTTCTGGCCAAAATGAAACATCTCAAGATGAACCCCGTCGCCGTTTTCGCTTTTTTGATGGCGGGAGGATTTATCGGCGACAGTGCTTCCAATCCGTTGGTTATCTCAAATCTTACCAATATCGTGACGGCAGGGTATTTTCACATCGGGTTCTGGGAATATGCCAAGACAATGTTCCTTCCGAATCTACTCAGTATCATCGCCTCCATCGCCGTACTCTGGATCTACTTTCGCAAAGATATCCCGATCCATATCGACATCACCCAATTGGCCACTCCGGAATCCGCGATTAAAAATAGGACGATGTTTCGGCTGAGCTGGTGGTTTTTGGCTCTGCTCATGGCGGGGTATTTTATCGGAGATCATTATCATCTTCCCGTATCGGTATTTGCACTCGGAGGTGCACTGGTCTTTCTGGCTATAGCGACCTATTTTAAAGCGACAAAACCGTTTCTAACGATTAAAGCGGCACCGTGGCAGGTGGTGTGGTTCAGTATCGGGCTCTACGTTGTCGTCTACGGTCTCAAAAACGGGGGATTGACCACCTATCTCGCAGGGGTGATCACCGAATTGCAAAGTATGGGGAATGTGTATGCCGTTATCGGAACGGGCTTTCTCTCCGCGATTCTCAGCTCGGTTATGAACAATATGCCGACCATCATGGTGATGGATATCGCGATCGGCGAAGCAGGGAATCATGCGTTAGCGTATGCCAATATCCTCGGCTCCAACCTCGGGCCGAAAATGACCCCTATCGGCTCGCTCGCGACGTTGCTCTGGCTTCACGTTTTGGCGCAAAAAGGGGTTAAAATCGGTTGGGGCGAATATATGAAAGTGGGACTGGTGATTACGCCACCGGTGTTGTTGGTGGCGTTGATTGGGCTGCTTTAG
- a CDS encoding arsenate reductase ArsC, protein MLRILFVCSHNSARGQMAEAFFNKYAHENESAESAGIEPGELNPYVVRAMAEKGFDLSQNQTKCIFELYKEGHHFTHVISVCDAEVAEQCPVFPGVMKNEHWSLKDPSTFVGSDEEIMQQVRAVRDSIEEYVKAFLAD, encoded by the coding sequence GTGTTAAGAATATTGTTTGTTTGCAGTCATAACAGTGCGCGAGGTCAAATGGCCGAGGCATTTTTCAATAAGTATGCGCATGAAAATGAGAGTGCAGAAAGTGCGGGAATCGAACCGGGTGAACTTAATCCCTATGTAGTTCGGGCTATGGCAGAAAAAGGGTTTGATCTTTCTCAGAATCAAACCAAATGTATTTTTGAACTCTATAAAGAGGGGCACCATTTTACCCATGTGATTTCCGTATGCGATGCGGAAGTAGCGGAACAATGTCCCGTATTTCCGGGTGTAATGAAAAACGAACATTGGAGTTTGAAAGACCCGTCGACTTTTGTCGGAAGCGATGAGGAGATCATGCAGCAGGTTCGTGCTGTCCGTGATTCGATCGAAGAGTATGTAAAAGCTTTTTTGGCTGATTAA
- a CDS encoding metalloregulator ArsR/SmtB family transcription factor: MDVFLETVSALNDETRIKLLAFLDTHGALCVCDLQESFGMIQSRLSRHLKILKDGGFLRVDRCGTWAYYSIRSPLDRFRSEALAEIRCLGIELPPLVKLSQNEGCTL, translated from the coding sequence ATGGATGTTTTTTTGGAAACGGTGTCGGCGCTTAATGATGAAACCCGCATCAAACTCCTCGCATTTTTAGATACGCACGGAGCGTTGTGCGTCTGTGATCTGCAGGAGAGTTTCGGGATGATCCAATCTCGCCTCTCACGGCACCTGAAAATCCTTAAAGACGGAGGGTTTTTACGGGTAGATCGGTGCGGAACATGGGCGTATTACTCTATCCGCAGCCCGTTGGATCGTTTCCGAAGCGAAGCGTTGGCTGAAATCCGCTGTCTGGGGATCGAACTCCCCCCACTCGTCAAATTATCTCAAAACGAAGGTTGTACTCTATGA
- a CDS encoding arsenate reductase ArsC, translated as MKNVLILCTGNSCRSIMGEALINAKMGDCVYAQSSGVKASGKVNPNAQALLEEKGYWRDEYHSKVIDTVIDTPFDLVVTVCDHAHETCPMFPKAVKTIHVAFEDPSGKAVEEYAKTLDLIEATLLPIIKAELCD; from the coding sequence ATGAAAAATGTTTTAATCCTCTGCACCGGCAACAGCTGCCGCTCTATCATGGGTGAAGCGTTGATCAATGCCAAAATGGGCGATTGCGTGTATGCGCAAAGCTCGGGTGTCAAAGCGAGCGGCAAAGTCAATCCGAACGCTCAGGCGCTGCTGGAAGAAAAAGGGTACTGGAGAGACGAATACCATTCCAAAGTGATCGATACCGTCATCGATACCCCATTTGATCTCGTTGTAACTGTCTGCGATCACGCCCATGAGACCTGTCCGATGTTCCCTAAAGCGGTCAAAACGATCCATGTCGCGTTCGAAGACCCGAGCGGAAAAGCGGTAGAAGAATATGCTAAAACACTCGATCTGATCGAAGCAACTCTGCTTCCTATCATTAAAGCGGAGCTGTGCGACTGA